One Aegilops tauschii subsp. strangulata cultivar AL8/78 chromosome 7, Aet v6.0, whole genome shotgun sequence genomic window carries:
- the LOC109769556 gene encoding protein HIGH CHLOROPHYLL FLUORESCENCE PHENOTYPE 173, chloroplastic, with protein MVAAVSPPGAAGAATIIASFHGTHCASPSRAAAPRPRYHGGTCCFAAKPTPAAAVASEPGQDQDLDDEGGVLSAANGADATPSTRKKRRARKGKRSAAALQQEAAEEEARRKAEEEEAAAKKKKAEEESRAASLDLDEVMAVSPVGLGRRSRQLFDEVWRKFSRLGQMSSASATEALAEAEQAVLSRGGPMCEFTVPGAQDTTVLVVGATSRIGRIVVRKLMLRGYNVKALVRRDDAEVIDMLPRSVDIAVGDVGDPLAVQSAVSGCSKIIYCATARSTITGDLNRVDNQGVRNVSKAFQDYYNEMAQLRAGKSSKSKLLIAKFKSAKSLKGWEVNQGSYFPNAYASGSSFDEGIDASFEFSEGGQAVFAGFVFTRGGYVEISKRLSLPLGSTLDRYDGLLLSVGGNGRSYVVILETGPLADTSQSKKYFARMTTKVGFCRVRVPFSAFRPVKPEDPPLDPFLVHTFTIRFEPKRQRPGDGTQGATDPRNFELILEYIKALPTGQETDFILVSCTGSGIEPNRREQVLKAKKAGEDALRRSGLGYTIVRPGPLQEEPGGQRALIFDQGNRISQAISCADVADICVKALHDSTARNKSFDVCYEYVSEEGNELYELVAHLPDKANNYLTPALSVLEKNT; from the exons ATGGTCGCTGCCGTGTCGCCTCCGggcgcggcgggggcggcgacgaTCATCGCCTCGTTCCACGGCACCCACTGCGCGTCCccgtcccgcgccgccgcgcccagGCCGCGCTACCACGGCGGCACGTGCTGCTTCGCCGCCAAGCCCACGCCGGCGGCCGCGGTGGCGTCCGAGCCGGGCCAGGACCAGGACCTGGACGACGAGGGGGGCGTCCTCAGCGCCGCCAACGGCGCGGACGCGACGCCGTCCACGCGGAAGAAGCGCCGGGCCCGGAAGGGCAAGAGGTCGGCGGCCGCGCTAcagcaggaggcggcggaggaggaggccaggaggaaggccgaggaggaggaggcggcggccaagaagaagaaggcggAGGAGGAGAGCCGGGCGGCCTCGCTGGACCTGGACGAGGTCATGGCCGTGAGCCCCGTGGGGCTGGGCCGGCGCTCGCGGCAGCTGTTCGACGAGGTGTGGCGCAAGTTCTCGCGCCTGGGCCAGATGTCCAGCGCCTCCGCCACCGAGGCGCTCGCCGAGGCGGAGCAGGCCGTGCTCAGCCGCGGCGGGCCCATGTGCGAGTTCACCGTCCCCGGCGCCCAGGACACCACCGTCCTCGTCGTCGGCGCCACCAGCCGCATCGGCCGCATCGTCGTCCGCAAGCTCATGCTCCGAGGCTACAATGTCAAG GCTTTAGTTAGAAGGGACGATGCCGAGGTGATCGACATGCTTCCGAGATCGGTGGACATCGCTGTTGGCGATGTTGGTGACCCTTTGGCTGTGCAATCGGCCGTGTCAGGTTGCAGCAAGATTATCTATTGCGCAACGGCGCGCTCAACCATCACCGGGGACCTCAACAGAGTTGATAACCAAGGGGTCAGGAATGTCAGCAAGGCTTTCCAG GATTACTACAATGAGATGGCTCAGCTCAGGGCTGGTAAAAGCAGCAAGAGCAAACTTTTGATAGCAAAATTTAAATCTGCTAAGTCTCTGAAGGGTTGGGAGGTGAACCAGGGATCTTACTTCCCGAATGCCTATGCTTCTGGTTCTAGTTTCGATGAAGGTATCGATGCATCCTTTGAATTTTCAGAAGGTGGCCAGGCCGTTTTTGCAG GATTTGTTTTTACAAGAGGTGGATATGTCGAGATATCAAAGAGGCTATCTCTCCCTTTAGGTTCCACCCTAGACAG GTACGATGGCTTGCTTCTTTCAGTGGGAGGaaatggaagatcatatgttgtTATTCTTGAGACTGGTCCATTGGCTGACACCTCCCAGAGTAAGAAGTATTTTGCTCGGATGACTACAAAAGTAGGCTTTTGTAGG GTAAGAGTGCCTTTCTCGGCTTTCCGTCCAGTAAAACCAGAAGATCCTCCCCTAGACCCTTTTCTTGTGCATACCTTCACCATTAGGTTTGAACCAAAAAGGCAG AGACCTGGTGATGGAACCCAAGGTGCCACTGACCCCAGAAATTTTGAGCTGATACTGGAGTACATCAAAGCTTTACCC ACCGGTCAAGAAACAGACTTCATACTGGTCTCATGCACAGGTTCTGGAATTGAACCTAACAGAAGAGAACAAGTTCTCAAAGCAAAGAAG GCTGGAGAGGATGCGCTGAGAAGGTCAGGCCTTGGATACACAATTGTACGGCCTGGTCCACTGCAG GAAGAACCTGGCGGTCAGCGTGCACTGATCTTTGATCAAGGAAACAGAATCTCTCAG GCTATCAGCTGTGCGGATGTAGCAGATATCTGTGTCAAAGCATTGCATGATTCCACGGCGAGAAACAAAAGTTTTGAT GTATGCTATGAGTATGTTTCTGAGGAAGGGAATGAACTGTATGAACTT GTGGCTCATTTGCCAGATAAGGCTAACAACTATCTTACACCGGCACTATCGGTTCTAGAGAAAAACACCTAA